The Mauremys reevesii isolate NIE-2019 linkage group 1, ASM1616193v1, whole genome shotgun sequence genome has a segment encoding these proteins:
- the LOC120404552 gene encoding olfactory receptor 52E2-like, which translates to MASFNLTPSGPSTFILMGIPGLEAAHVQISIPFSMFYLIGLLGNFTVLLVVGKEQTLHKPMYLLICMLALTDISISTSVVPKALCIFWFNLKGITVAGCLTQVFFLHAGMVMHSAVLVTMAFDRYVAVCDPLRYTIILTNARIAKLGLMCFIRAVLFILPVPLLLSREPFCANRIIPHTYCENISVAKMSCGDTTVNRMYDLVIMSVVIGLDLTLIALSYGLIIRAVLRISSKKAHQKALNTCTSHICVILTSYTPLLFSNLTHRYGLGIAPHVHIILANLYFLVPTMLNPVIYGVKTKELHDKVVKYICRM; encoded by the coding sequence ATGGCATCCTTCAACCTCACCCCCTCTGGCCCTTCAACATTCATTCTAATGGGAATCCCTGGCCTAGAAGCTGCCCATGTCCagatttccatccctttctctatgTTCTACCTTATTGGCCTCTTGGGAAATTTCACTGTTCTGTTGGTTGTAGGGAaagagcagaccctgcacaagccaATGTACCTGCTGATCTGCATGCTGGCACTCACAGACATCAGCATATCTACCTCCGTTGTGCCAAaggcactgtgtatattttggttcaatttgaaagGCATTACTGTGGCTGGCTGTCTCACCCAGGTCTTCTTCCTTCATGCGGGTATGGTTATGCATTCAGCCGTCCTTGTTACAATGGCCTTCGATCGCTATGTTGCTGTATGTGACCCTCTGAGATATACCATCATCCTGACCAATGCACGTATAGCTAAGCTAGGGCTCATGTGTTTCATAagagctgttctcttcattctgccTGTGCCTCTGCTCCTCAGCAGGGagccattctgtgccaaccgCATTATCCCCCATACATACTGCGAGAACATATCTGTGGCGAAGATGTCATGTGGGGACACGACTGTCAACAGGATGTACGACTTAGTGATAATGTCTGTAGTCATCGGGTTAGACCTGACACTAATTGCCCTCTCCTATGGTCTGATCATCAGGGCCgtcctcagaatctcctccaaGAAAGCCCACCAGAAAGCCCTCAACACCTGCACTTCCCACATCTGTGTGATTCTGACCTCTTATACTCCCTTACTCTTTTCTAACCTTACACACCGGTATGGTTTGGGTATTGCTCCCCATGTTCACATCATCTTGGCCAACCTCTATTTCCTCGTCCCCACCATGCTCAACCCTGTCATTTATGGGGTCAAAACCAAAGAACTTCATGACAAAGTGGTTAAATACATCTGCAGAATGTGA